TTGTCGATCCAGGCCTTGAACTGCGCGGGCACGCTGAAGTTGTACATCGGCAGGCCCACCACGATCAGGTCGGCGGCAACAAGCTGGTCGACCAGCCGGTCGCTCTCGGCCAGCGCGTCGGCCATCCAGGGTTCGCGCTCGGCGGGCATGGTGAAGGCCGCATGGATCCAGCGGGCATCGACATGCGCGGGCGGATGCTGGCCCACGTCGAGATAGTCGACGCGGTCGTTCGGCCGCGCCTCGCGCCAGCGCTCGACGAAGCGCGCGGACAGCCGGCGCGTGTGCGAGCCATGGGCATCGATGCCGGAGCGGCCCGGGCGGGCACTGGCGTCGATGTGAAGAAGGTTCATTGTGTTCATGGATGAAATGTCCTGTTCTGTCTTGCACTGCCACAATGGCGGCGCAGGTCTTGAATCTAGATACACACGCAACCTTCGACAAACGATCATTTCTCCATCGATGAACGAGATTGGCTCATCCGTGCGGCGCCCCCGGCGCCTGCCGCCCCTGCTCTCGCTGCGGGCCTTCGAAGCCGCGGCCGCACACCTGAGCTTCCAGCGCGCGGCGCTCGAACTGTCGGTCACG
This genomic window from Variovorax paradoxus contains:
- a CDS encoding FMN-dependent NADH-azoreductase, with product MNTMNLLHIDASARPGRSGIDAHGSHTRRLSARFVERWREARPNDRVDYLDVGQHPPAHVDARWIHAAFTMPAEREPWMADALAESDRLVDQLVAADLIVVGLPMYNFSVPAQFKAWIDNIVRVGRTFGFDRARGAVPYWPMLADAGKRMVLLGARGDHGYDPGGRIAHLNHAERTVRSVFGYIGITEVFEAAVECDEFGGEQLAESLRQAEQKVDRLADQLAAEPRSAHTATGLRSAN